From Coffea arabica cultivar ET-39 chromosome 9c, Coffea Arabica ET-39 HiFi, whole genome shotgun sequence, one genomic window encodes:
- the LOC113709509 gene encoding uncharacterized protein yields the protein MPKRVTKRARTCKAQNKDQKNQGIPKGSSSSPKETKKHAKNHDPTPSLNPFPEGWKAAGVELSLSNSHPEIVPQEDQKEPIVPTFQFLAPSPSADQKSNANHQRFGSNANQVSRPFQNQVKPNEISGLQWSPGVQTFSDLLRGSHSSHERSIFPSLLQDEHMESSENRPRSGFFQAQATQDPIAAGTFPNKRYRITSLYDPIYEAMGLPVDPILRCFVLIQQAENKGKSFPNP from the exons ATGCCTAAGAGGGTTACCAAGAGGGCACGGACGTGTAAAGCTCAAAATAAG GACCAGAAGAACCAAGGGATACCAAAGGGGTCATCCTCTTCACCCAAAGAAACCAAAAAGCATGCCAAGAATCATGATCCTACTCCATCTCTGAATCCATTTCCAGAAGG ATGGAAAGCTGCAGGGGTTGAACTTAGTTTGTCCAACTCTCATCCTGAAATTGTTCCCCAAGAGGATCAAAAGGAACCAATAGTTCCAACATTTCAGTTCTTGGCTCCTTCTCCATCTGCTGATCAAAAAAGT AATGCAAATCATCAGCGGTTTGGATCCAATGCAAACCAAGTCAGCAGGCCATTTCAGAACCAAGTTaagccaaatgaaatttcaggTCTACAATG GTCACCAGGCGTTCAAACATTTTCAGATTTGTTAAGGGGATCGCATAGCTCTCATGAAAGAAGTATATTTCCTTCTTTGCTACAG GACGAACACATGGAATCATCTGAGAATCGACCAAGAAGTGGGTTTTTTCAAGCTCAAGCCACACAAGATCCAATTGCAGCTGGTACATTTCCTAACAAAAG GTATCGTATAACTTCATTGTATGATCCCATTTATGAAGCTATGGGCCTGCCTGTGGATCCTATTTTGCGATGCTTTGTGTTGATTCAACAAG CTGAAAACAAGGGGAAATCCTTTCCCAACCCTTGA
- the LOC113710214 gene encoding probable UDP-arabinopyranose mutase 5 isoform X1, whose protein sequence is MAQVNIRDDEVDIVIGALHLDLTSFMEDWRAVFSRFHLIIVQDPDLKGDLKIPGGFSFDVYMKSDIESVVGSSSSSVVFSGYSCRYFGYLVSHKKYIISIDDDCIPAKDDKGELIDAVAQHITNLMTPATPFFFNTLYDPFRKGTDFVRGYPFSLRSGVQCGLSCGLWLNLADYDAPTQALKPGQRNSRFVDAVLTVPARAMLPVSGINIGFDRELVGPAMVPAFRLAKEGKFRWETVEDIWSGMCVKVICDHLGYGVKSGLPYVWRNERGNAVESLKKEWEGVKLMEEVVPFFQSMRLSQGAVTAEDCVIEMAAAVKERLEPLDPVFARASEAMVEWVKLWKVVTSRLSNSAA, encoded by the coding sequence ATGGCTCAAGTCAACATTAGAGATGATGAGGTGGACATTGTGATAGGCGCTCTCCACTTAGATCTTACTTCATTTATGGAAGATTGGAGAGCAGTCTTTTCTCGGTTCCACCTGATAATTGTCCAGGATCCTGACCTCAAAGGAGACCTTAAAATTCCTGGAGGATTTAGTTTTGATGTTTATATGAAGTCCGATATAGAGAGCGTTGTTGGGTCTTCTTCAAGTTCTGTTGTTTTCTCCGGCTATTCATGTCGGTATTTTGGCTATCTTGTGTCCCACAAAAAATACATAATTTCGATTGATGATGACTGCATCCCAGCTAAGGATGATAAGGGTGAATTGATAGATGCAGTTGCACAGCATATCACCAACCTTATGACACCTGCCACTCCTTTTTTCTTCAATACACTTTATGATCCTTTTCGCAAAGGAACAGATTTTGTCCGTGGATACCCGTTCAGCTTGCGAAGTGGGGTTCAATGTGGTCTATCATGTGGACTTTGGCTTAACTTAGCAGACTATGATGCTCCCACACAGGCCCTCAAGCCAGGGCAGAGGAATTCTAGATTTGTTGACGCTGTTCTCACAGTTCCAGCAAGGGCAATGTTACCCGTAAGTGGAATCAACATAGGTTTTGATCGTGAGTTAGTTGGACCAGCTATGGTCCCAGCTTTCAGGTTGGCAAAGGAAGGAAAATTCAGATGGGAAACAGTGGAAGATATATGGAGTGGGATGTGTGTAAAGGTAATATGTGATCATTTGGGATATGGTGTGAAAAGTGGGCTTCCATATGTTTGGAGAAATGAACGAGGAAACGCAGTTGAGAGTTTGAAGAAAGAGTGGGAGGGAGTAAAGCTTATGGAAGAAGTGGTTCCGTTCTTTCAATCGATGAGATTGTCTCAAGGAGCAGTTACAGCAGAAGATTGTGTCATTGAGATGGCTGCAGCAGTGAAGGAGCGACTGGAGCCTTTGGATCCTGTGTTTGCTCGGGCCTCTGAAGCAATGGTGGAGTGGGTCAAGCTCTGGAAAGTAGTTACATCTCGCTTGTCCAACTCTGCTGCTTGA
- the LOC113709618 gene encoding uncharacterized protein, whose product MDDSGEEGEVKGYCTSPGEEECKSKASWILSKGLQLGKTILITGVVISSAPVVLPPLVVVSAVGFAVSVPAGVVVASYACTEKLMNKFLPMPASSPELEIETGLLDKAEKEESEFGGEFLPEEELEKQIADPKEVEMRTEFGEDGKKEQHVEVHEELREEKLYKDESFKEKGYEEDVGEYLEGEDERSLGGQDVKIEGVEKMDKEPLIEEQKDEKPSAETKRVVVVTVPEKKNADDVTKTDEVVIIARGTRSEIKSVEMVTRNDEDKALRQGTTGLLEKICDKGDIGESVKKNKKKNKHHGKKSHGVGGKKEHNHGKTTIEMNEKFNKQFSEKGEKTIADANRGCAEATGEGSSTEKVDVDDRSSGLASHRLIGDQGTLANGNRAAESCKTEEVELKPGAVTQGSRVDSNVSDEKEVNAIESNTETRETAEKGAKEKNLDFVENQLQVFPKSKEEAPISSNEISAREGKMWEQINAMRMIVGYKAAPQSSCMEELKALYIFTGVEPPSSFDKPCDLREAEDKLHFLMSIVGVK is encoded by the exons ATGGATGATTCTGGAGAGGAGGGGGAGGTAAAGGGATACTGTACTTCTCCAGGAGAAGAAGAATGTAAAAGTAAGGCCAGTTGGATTTTGAGCAAAGGACTGCAATTAGGGAAAACGATTCTGATTACAGGTGTTGTGATCTCGTCTGCACCGGTGGTTCTTCCTCCCCTTGTGGTTGTGTCTGCTGTTGGATTCGCCGTTTCAGTCCCTGCTGGGGTTGTTGTCGCTAGTTATGCCTGCACTGAGAAGCTCATGAATAAGTTCTTGCCAATGCCAGCATCATCTCCGGAGTTGGAGATTGAAACTGGGCTTTTGgataaagcagaaaaagaagagtcaGAGTTTGGTGGAGAATTTCTTCCGGAAGAAGAGTTGGAAAAGCAAATAGCTGATCCAAAAGAAGTTGAAATGAGAACTGAATTTGGGGAGGATGGAAAGAAAGAGCAACACGTAGAGGTGCATGAAGAGCTCAGGGAAGAAAAACTTTACAAAGATGAAAGTTTTAAAGAGAAGGGGTATGAAGAAGATGTTGGTGAATACTTGGAAGGGGAGGATGAGCGGTCGCTTGGAGGGCAAGATGTTAAAATTGAAGGTGTGGAGAAAATGGACAAAGAACCTTTGATTGAAGAACAAAAAGATGAGAAGCCATCAGCTGAGACAAAGAGAGTCGTGGTTGTAACTGTGCCAGAGAAGAAAAATGCTGACGATGTTACAAAGACAGATGAAGTAGTTATAATCGCTAGAGGAACTAGGAGTGAGATTAAAAGTGTGGAAATGGTGACCAGAAATGATGAAGACAAGGCATTAAGGCAGGGAACTACAGGTTTGCTGGAAAAGATCTGCGATAAGGGTGACATTGGTGAATCTgtcaagaaaaataagaagaagaacaagCATCACGGGAAGAAATCGCATGGAGTTGGAGGGAAAAAAGAACACAATCACGGGAAAACTACAATAGAGATGAATGAGAAATTTAACAAACAATTCAGTGAGAAAGGAGAGAAGACAATTGCAGATGCTAATAGGGGGTGCGCAGAAGCAACAGGTGAAGGTTCAAGTACAGAAAAGGTAGATGTAGATGATAGAAGCAGTGGCTTGGCATCTCACAGGCTGATTGGCGATCAAGGAACATTAGCCAATGGCAACCGTGCTGCAGAAAGCTGCAAAACTGAGGAGGTGGAACTGAAACCTGGAGCAGTCACTCAAGGAAGCAGAGTGGACTCTAATGTTTCTGATGAAAAGGAGGTCAATGCAATTGAATCAAATACAGAAACGAGAGAAACTGCTG AAAAGGGTGCTAAAGAAAAAAACTTGGATTTTGTGGAGAATCAACTGCAGGTGTTTCCCAAATCCAAGGAGGAGGCTCCAATTTCTTCGAATGAG ATTTCTGCCAGGGAGGGGAAGATGTGGGAGCAGATAAATGCAATGCGAATGATAGTTGGATACAAAGCAGCCCCTCAGTCATCCTGCATGGAGGAACTGAAGGCTTTATACATCTTCACTGGGGTTGAACCACCATCATCTTTTGACAAGCCCTGTGACCTCAGAGAAGCTGAGGATAAACTTCACTTTCTCATGTCTATTGTAGGAGTCAAGTAG
- the LOC113710678 gene encoding sterol 3-beta-glucosyltransferase UGT80A2-like, with amino-acid sequence MAESSDNHYGPAAKSSSSGEVDVDHEVEIVEENGKASSNVNASPRYKDSIGDHSLSSAGSTAKNLPEQNLASVGDSAVENVNPTSSQLSRATKLGKNNGLGYLALKLFDERFPLKKKLKLLNRFASVQDDGTVQFEVPGNIKPQALDLGTGVMYDGSRVEESTGAGDIQDLPPLQIVMLIVGTRGDVQPFVAIGKRLQEDGHRVRLASHSNFKEFVLAAGLEFYPLGGDPKVLAGYMVKNKGFLPSGPSEIHIQRNQIKEIIFSLLPACMDYDRETKVPFNPDAIIANPPAYGHKHVAEALKVPLHIIFTMPWTPTSEFPHPLSRVKQSVGYRLSYQVVDGLIWLGIRDVINDFRKKKLKLRPVTYLRGSYSSPLDVPYAYIWSPDLVPKPKDWGPKVDVVGFCFLDLASNYVPPDSLVKWLDDGEKPIYIGFGSLPVQEPEKMTEIIVQALEMTGQRGIINKGWGGLGNLKEPKDFVYLLDNCPHDWLFVRCAAVVHHGGAGTTAAGLKAACPTTVVPFFGDQPFWGDRVHARGVGPAPIPVDEFSLEKLVAAINFMLDPMVKQRAVELAKAMENEDGVTGAVKAFYKHFPRRKLEAEPEEPRKSNLFSLRGCFGYSKSIR; translated from the exons ATGGCAGAATCATCAGACAATCACTATGGCCCTGCTGCGAAGAGTAGTAGTTCAGGGGAAGTTGACGTGGACCATGAAGTGGAAATTgttgaagaaaatggaaaagctaGCAGCAATGTAAATGCATCACCCCGGTACAAGGATAGCATTGGCGATCATTCTTTGAGTTCCGCAG GATCCACTGCCAAGAATTTGCCTGAGCAGAATCTTGCATCTGTTGGAGACTCAGCAGTGGAAAATGTTAACCCTACTTCCAGTCAACTTAGCCGAGCTACAAAGCTTGGAAAGAATAATGGTCTTGGATATTTGGCCTTGAAGCTTTTTGATGAAAGATTTCCTCTAAAGAAAAAG CTCAAGTTGCTGAACCGATTTGCATCTGTTCAAGATGATGGAACCGTGCAATTTGAAGTTCCTGGAAACATTAAACCCCAAGCTCTTGATTTAGGTACTGGAGTTATGTATGATGGATCTAGAGTGGAAGAATCTACCGGTGCAGGAGATATACAAGACCTACCTCCATTGCAAATTGTTATGCTTATAGTTGGGACACGTGGAGATGTACAACCCTTTGTTGCCATTGGGAAACGTTTACAG GAGGATGGCCATAGAGTGAGACTAGCAAGCCATTCTAATTTTAAAGAGTTTGTTTTGGCTGCTGGATTGGAGTTTTACCCTCTTGGTGGAGATCCAAAAGTTCTTGCTGGTT ACATGGTGAAGAACAAAGGATTCTTGCCTTCTGGGCCTTCTGAAATTCATATTCAGCGAAATCAAATTAAAGAAATTATATTCTCTTTACTTCCTGCATGCATGGATTATGATCGAGAAACAAAAGTTCCATTCAATCCAGATGCTATAATTGCAAATCCCCCTGCTTACG GACATAAGCATGTTGCAGAGGCACTAAAAGTACCACTTCATATAATTTTCACAATGCCTTGGAC GCCAACTAGTGAGTTTCCACATCCTCTATCTCGTGTGAAGCAATCAGTTGGATATAGA CTATCATATCAGGTTGTTGATGGACTAATATGGCTTGGGATACGGGATGTGATAAATgattttagaaagaaaaaactGAAGCTAAGGCCTGTCACATACTTAAGGGGTTCTTACAGTTCACCGCTTGATGTGCCTTATGCATAtatttggagtccagatctcgTCCCAAAACCAAAAG ATTGGGGACCCAAAGTTGATGTAGTTGGCTTTTGTTTCCTAGACCTTGCATCAAATTATGTTCCACCTGATTCACTTGTAAAATGGCTTGATGATGGTGAAAAGCCTATTTATATTGGCTTTGGCAGTCTT CCTGTACAAGAACCAGAAAAAATGACTGAGATAATTGTTCAAGCTTTGGAAATGACAGGACAAAGAGGCATCATCAACAAAGGCTGGGGTGGTCTTGGAAACT TGAAAGAACCAAAAGACTTCGTGTACTTGTTGGACAATTGCCCTCATGATTGGTTGTTTGTAAGATGCGCAGCTGTG GTGCATCATGGAGGGGCAGGAACAACAGCAGCTGGTCTTAAAGCTGCG TGCCCCACAACTGTTGTACCATTCTTTGGAGACCAACCATTTTGGGGAGACCGTGTTCATGCCAGGGGTGTTGGTCCTGCACCCATTCCTGTGGATGAGTTTTCACTTGAAAAGTTAGTTGCTGCAATCAATTTCATGCTGGATCCAATG GTTAAACAACGTGCTGTCGAACTAGCAAAGGCAATGGAAAATGAGGATGGGGTAACAGGAGCTGTGAAAGCTTTTTACAAACATTTCCCTCGTAGGAAATTGGAGGCCGAGCCTGAGGAACCACGAAAATccaatttgttttctcttcgaGGCTGTTTTGGTTACTCGAAGTCCATCAGATGA
- the LOC113710429 gene encoding protein LUTEIN DEFICIENT 5, chloroplastic-like, with amino-acid sequence MAAAASLPLLQFSGHSLQPKLPTNKKFRPTFVDPLSPPASSSKSNGSCRNFAVIRCAYDSNGDGRGPGSGGGGVEDGAKSVEKIIEEKRRAELSARIAAGEFTVEKSGFPSVLKNSLLKLGLPKDILEFLFGKIGPADDYPKIPEAKGSVSAIRSEAFFIPLYELYLTYGGIFRLTFGPKSFLIVSDPSIAKHILKDNSKAYSKGVLAEILEFVMGKGLIPADGEVWRVRRRAIVPALHKKYVAAMISLFGQATDRLCRELDEAASNGEDVEMESLFSRLTLDIIGKAVFNYDFDSLKVDTGIVEAVYTVLREAEDRSVAPIPVWEIPIWKDISPRQKKVNAALKLVNDTLNDLIAICKRMVDEEELQFHEEYMNEQDPSILHFLLASGDDVSSKQLRDDLMTLLIAGHETSAAVLTWTFYLLSKEPSVLAKLQNEADAVLGDRFPTMEDLKKLKYTTRVINESLRLYPQPPVLIRRSLENDMLGEYPIRRGEDIFISVWNLHHCPKRWEEAERFNPERWPLDGPNPNETNQDFSYLPFGGGPRKCVGDMFASFETIVAVSMLVQRFNFQMAVGAPPVQMTTGATIHTTQGLKMTVTRRMRPPIVPTLEIPAVRSDSSVNVSDISTAPDQKSEVSPSVS; translated from the exons ATGGCTGCTGCTGCAAGTCTTCCTCTGCTTCAATTCTCAGGTCACTCCCTGCAGCCCAAACTCCCAACTAACAAGAAATTCAGACCGACATTTGTGGACCCTTTATCTCCACCTGCGTCATCTTCAAAGTCAAATG GGAGCTGTAGAAATTTTGCTGTGATTAGGTGCGCTTATGACTCGAATGGGGATGGAAGAGGGCCTGGTAGTGGAGGTGGAGGTGTGGAGGACGGCGCCAAGAGTGTGGAGAAGATTATTGAAGAGAAAAGGCGAGCTGAATTGTCTGCCCGTATTGCTGCTGGCGAGTTTACAGTTGAGAAATCCGG ATTTCCGTCAGTGCTCAAGAATTCTTTACTGAAATTGGGGTTGCCTAAAGATATTCTTGAGTTTTTGTTCGGGAAGATAGGTCCTGCGGATGATTATCCAAAGATTCCAGAGGCAAAAGGATCGGTTAGTGCAATCCGGAGTGAGGCCTTCTTCATTCCTCTCTATGAGCTTTACCTCACTTATGGCGGGATTTTTAGGTTGACCTTTGGTCCCAAG TCCTTTTTAATTGTTTCAGATCCATCAATTGCCAAACATATACTGAAGGACAATTCAAAAGCTTATTCAAAG GGCGTCCTCGCTGAGATTTTGGAATTTGTGATGGGCAAGGGACTCATACCTGCTGATGGGGAGGTTTGGCGTGTTAGGCGACGTGCTATAGTCCCCGCTTTACATAAAAAG TATGTTGCTGCAATGATCAGTTTGTTTGGACAAGCAACAGATAGGCTCTGCAGAGAGCTTGATGAAGCAGCTTCTAATGGCGAGGATGTAGAAATGGAATCGCTTTTTTCCCGGCTAACATTGGATATTATCGGGAAAGCTGTATTTAATTATGATTTTGATTCATTAAAAGTTGATACAGGAATAGTTGAG GCTGTATATACTGTACTGCGAGAAGCTGAGGATCGAAGTGTTGCTCCAATTCCTGTATGGGAGATTCCCATTTGGAAAGATATTTCACCTAGGCAAAAGAAGGTTAACGCTGCTCTCAAGCTAGTGAATGACACACTGAATGATCTGATTGCAATTTGTAAG AGAATGGTAGATGAAGAAGAGTTGCAGTTCCATGAGGAGTACATGAATGAACAAGATCCTAGtattcttcattttctgctAGCATCTGGCGACGAT GTCTCTAGCAAACAACTGCGCGATGATTTGATGACACTGCTTATAGCTGGGCATGAGACATCTGCTGCAGTACTGACATGGACATTTTATCTTCTTTCcaag GAACCTAGTGTGCTAGCCAAGCTTCAAAATGAG GCGGATGCAGTTCTTGGTGATCGGTTTCCAACCATGGAAGACCTGAAGAAACTGAAATACACAACTCGAGTGATTAATGAA TCCTTGAGACTCTATCCACAGCCGCCAGTTTTAATCCGCCGTTCTCTTGAAAATGACATGCTTGGAGAGTACCCAATTAGAAG GGGTGAAGATATTTTTATTTCTGTTTGGAACTTGCATCATTGTCCCAAACGTTGGGAAGAAGCAGAGAGATTTAACCCAGAAAGATGGCCTCTGGATGGACCTAATCCAAATGAGACCAACCAGGATTTCAG CTACTTGCCATTTGGAGGGGGACCAAGAAAGTGTGTTGGAGACATGTTTGCTTCCTTTGAG ACCATAGTTGCAGTTTCAATGCTTGTTCAACGCTTCAATTTTCAAATGGCAGTTGGAGCTCCTCCT GTTCAAATGACTACAGGGGCAACAATACACACAACACAAGGCTTGAAGATGACCGTTACAAGGAGGATGAGGCCTCCTATAGTCCCCACATTGGAGATACCGGCGGTGAGAAGCGATTCTTCAGTGAACGTTTCAGATATCAGCACAGCACCCGATCAGAAAAGTGAAGTTTCCCCTTCTGTTTCCTAG
- the LOC140014383 gene encoding dynamin-related protein 4C-like, producing MGAVINDSDFVSEEITKALIEAAHDHIDPLAIQAPIVSSYNERIRPLLDCVDRLRNLKVMQEGIQLPTIVVVGDQSSGKSSVLESLAGISLPRGQGICTRVPLIMRLQSHPSPVPELSLEFNGTIVPTDEVHIAEAIRVATDEIAGKSKGISNVPLTLTVKKNGVPDLTMVDLPGITRVPVHGQPEDIYEQISAIIMEYIKPEESIILNVLSATVDFSTCESIRMSQKVDKTGERTLAVVTKADKSPEGLLEKVTADDVNIGLGYVCVRNRIGDESYEEARAVEAMLFETHPLLSKIHKSIVGIPVLAQKLVQIQATIISKCLPDIVRKINDKLTASVAELNKLPLQLKSVPEAVTAFMRIISSAKESLRKIFIRGEFDEYPDEKEMHCTARLAEMLSAYSENLQSISIQSEQKQTFLVEEISILEEAKGINLPNFLPRSVFLISLQKKVRAVSATPDEFVNKFWEYLQGVLVPVLMTHSENYPQLQPSIRRAAQSLVSKKREQSVDWVLQIIEMEKLTDYTCNPEYAATWHDLMKSQDMFMIIMNDRKKSTTLEIDGIGVVEVGHLRNHLVVAQQAFDLKMRMTAYWKIVLRRLVDSMALHLLFSSQNLVNKDLETEMVNELMGPHGGGLERMLEESPSVADKRDRLNGSIRLLRESKETVAEIMDNIAAYGD from the coding sequence ATGGGTGCAGTAATCAATGACTCCGATTTTGTTTCTGAAGAAATCACCAAAGCCCTCATTGAAGCTGCTCATGATCATATAGATCCACTAGCAATCCAAGCCCCCATCGTATCATCCTATAATGAACGCATTAGGCCATTACTGGACTGCGTAGACAGGCTACGAAACCTTAAAGTCATGCAAGAAGGAATCCAGCTTCCAACAATTGTTGTTGTTGGAGATCAATCTTCAGGTAAGTCCAGCGTTCTAGAGTCCTTGGCTGGAATTAGCCTGCCTAGGGGACAAGGGATATGCACAAGGGTTCCCTTGATTATGAGGCTGCAAAGTCATCCCAGTCCCGTGCCAGAGCTGAGCTTGGAGTTCAACGGAACAATTGTTCCAACCGATGAGGTCCATATTGCTGAGGCCATCAGGGTTGCAACTGATGAGATTGCTGGCAAAAGTAAGGGAATATCAAATGTTCCCTTGACTTTGACTGTTAAAAAAAATGGTGTCCCTGATCTTACTATGGTAGATTTACCTGGGATTACTAGAGTTCCAGTTCATGGGCAGCCGGAAGACATCTACGAGCAAATATCGGCAATTATCATGGAGTATATCAAGCCAGAAGAAAGCATAATACTCAATGTTTTATCAGCTACTGTTGATTTTTCGACTTGTGAATCAATTCGGATGTCCCAAAAAGTCGACAAAACAGGCGAAAGAACTCTGGCAGTTGTCACAAAGGCCGACAAATCCCCTGAAGGCTTGCTCGAGAAGGTAACGGCTGATGATGTGAATATTGGACTTGGATACGTCTGTGTGAGAAATCGAATTGGCGATGAATCATACGAGGAAGCTCGAGCTGTAGAAGCTATGCTTTTTGAAACACATCCGTTGCTGTCCAAGATCCACAAGTCTATCGTTGGCATTCCTGTTTTAGCCCAGAAACTGGTGCAAATTCAGGCAACCATAATTTCAAAATGCTTGCCAGATATTGTGAGAAAGATCAATGACAAGCTAACTGCAAGTGTTGCAGAGCTGAACAAGTTGCCACTACAGTTGAAATCGGTTCCTGAAGCAGTCACTGCTTTTATGCGTATCATATCTTCTGCCAAAGAGTCCCTGAGGAAAATATTTATCAGAGGGGAATTCGATGAGTATCCAGATGAAAAGGAAATGCATTGTACTGCTAGACTGGCAGAGATGCTGAGCGCTTACTCTGAGAATTTGCAGTCCATCTCTATCCAAAGTGAACAAAAGCAGACCTTCTTGGTGGAAGAGATTAGCATCCTGGAGGAAGCTAAAGGTATAAACTTACCTAATTTCCTTCCTCGTAGTGTTTTTCTCATCTCACTGCAAAAAAAGGTCAGGGCCGTTTCTGCTACACCAGATGAGTTTGTGAACAAGTTTTGGGAGTACTTACAAGGGGTGTTAGTTCCTGTCTTGATGACGCACTCTGAAAACTACCCACAACTTCAACCTTCAATCAGAAGAGCTGCCCAAAGTCTTGTTTCCAAGAAAAGGGAGCAGTCAGTTGATTGGGTATTGCAGATTATCGAAATGGAAAAACTCACTGATTATACTTGCAATCCTGAGTACGCTGCAACCTGGCATGATTTGATGAAAAGCCAGGACATGTTCATGATCATTATGAATGATCGTAAGAAATCAACCACTCTAGAGATTGATGGAATTGGTGTGGTTGAAGTCGGGCATCTGAGAAATCATCTGGTCGTTGCACAACAAGCTTTTGATCTGAAAATGAGGATGACTGCTTATTGGAAGATTGTCCTGAGGAGGTTGGTTGATAGCATGGCTTTGCATTTACTCTTCAGCAGCCAAAATCTGGTGAACAAAGACTTGGAAACCGAAATGGTGAATGAGTTAATGGGACCTCACGGGGGTGGATTGGAGCGGATGTTGGAGGAATCTCCATCTGTTGCTGATAAACGTGACAGATTGAATGGAAGCATCAGGTTGCTGAGGGAGTCTAAAGAGACTGTTGCTGAGATAATGGACAACATTGCTGCTTATGGCGATTAG
- the LOC113710214 gene encoding probable UDP-arabinopyranose mutase 5 isoform X2: MRKPPTLLSLTIDIALLNLSHISDLSFLPDHVLLELFLRTLRAGKLTEKILKLFVATGKDEILSLISELNIQLILTPVLPTINIRDDEVDIVIGALHLDLTSFMEDWRAVFSRFHLIIVQDPDLKGDLKIPGGFSFDVYMKSDIESVVGSSSSSVVFSGYSCRYFGYLVSHKKYIISIDDDCIPAKDDKGELIDAVAQHITNLMTPATPFFFNTLYDPFRKGTDFVRGYPFSLRSGVQCGLSCGLWLNLADYDAPTQALKPGQRNSRFVDAVLTVPARAMLPVSGINIGFDRELVGPAMVPAFRLAKEGKFRWETVEDIWSGMCVKVICDHLGYGVKSGLPYVWRNERGNAVESLKKEWEGVKLMEEVVPFFQSMRLSQGAVTAEDCVIEMAAAVKERLEPLDPVFARASEAMVEWVKLWKVVTSRLSNSAA, encoded by the exons ATGAGAAAGCCGCCTACTTTACTTTCGCTAACTATAGATATAGCTCTTCTTAACCTTTCCCACATCTCCGATCTCTCCTTTTTGCCTGACCACGTTCTCCTTGAACTCTTTCTG AGAACTTTAAGAGCAGGGAAACTAACTGAGAAGATCTTGAAACTGTTTGTGGCTACTGGCAAAGACGAGATACTTTCTTTGATCAGTGAACTTAATATTCAACTTATTCTAACTCCTGTACTTCCCACCA TCAACATTAGAGATGATGAGGTGGACATTGTGATAGGCGCTCTCCACTTAGATCTTACTTCATTTATGGAAGATTGGAGAGCAGTCTTTTCTCGGTTCCACCTGATAATTGTCCAGGATCCTGACCTCAAAGGAGACCTTAAAATTCCTGGAGGATTTAGTTTTGATGTTTATATGAAGTCCGATATAGAGAGCGTTGTTGGGTCTTCTTCAAGTTCTGTTGTTTTCTCCGGCTATTCATGTCGGTATTTTGGCTATCTTGTGTCCCACAAAAAATACATAATTTCGATTGATGATGACTGCATCCCAGCTAAGGATGATAAGGGTGAATTGATAGATGCAGTTGCACAGCATATCACCAACCTTATGACACCTGCCACTCCTTTTTTCTTCAATACACTTTATGATCCTTTTCGCAAAGGAACAGATTTTGTCCGTGGATACCCGTTCAGCTTGCGAAGTGGGGTTCAATGTGGTCTATCATGTGGACTTTGGCTTAACTTAGCAGACTATGATGCTCCCACACAGGCCCTCAAGCCAGGGCAGAGGAATTCTAGATTTGTTGACGCTGTTCTCACAGTTCCAGCAAGGGCAATGTTACCCGTAAGTGGAATCAACATAGGTTTTGATCGTGAGTTAGTTGGACCAGCTATGGTCCCAGCTTTCAGGTTGGCAAAGGAAGGAAAATTCAGATGGGAAACAGTGGAAGATATATGGAGTGGGATGTGTGTAAAGGTAATATGTGATCATTTGGGATATGGTGTGAAAAGTGGGCTTCCATATGTTTGGAGAAATGAACGAGGAAACGCAGTTGAGAGTTTGAAGAAAGAGTGGGAGGGAGTAAAGCTTATGGAAGAAGTGGTTCCGTTCTTTCAATCGATGAGATTGTCTCAAGGAGCAGTTACAGCAGAAGATTGTGTCATTGAGATGGCTGCAGCAGTGAAGGAGCGACTGGAGCCTTTGGATCCTGTGTTTGCTCGGGCCTCTGAAGCAATGGTGGAGTGGGTCAAGCTCTGGAAAGTAGTTACATCTCGCTTGTCCAACTCTGCTGCTTGA